The window CCAGCCAAGTCACACCTCAGAACTGTCTGGTTAGGCTGAGCTGGCTGCTCCTGTTGGCCACCAACACCTGACATTTGTTACCGATTGactgatttttgtctttttttttttttttttgtgccaaaaaagaatataaattgtttctcttttttgtgtcACAGAAAGAGCATGGGAATATCTGAGCTGAGCTCAGGTCTTATGTTCTCAAGATTTCACAGAAAAAGGCCAAGTTCTGACTCCATCCAAGGCTCACACAAGGGAGGGTTTCCAAATGCAGGAGAGCCAATGCTGGACAGTCACGAACAGCTAGTTTCATCACTATTTACTTTTTGAGTTTTAAACCTGAATTTCACTTCCTCAGGGAGGACATCCCTGACCCTCCAGATTCAGGAGAGCaccgcccccaccgccccccctcccccattaAATGGTTTCATAGCAACCCATAACTTCTTTCTGGCACACTTACTGTATTTCCAATTGAGTATTAAAGTTAATTAATTATTAGACTCAATTAGAAGCAGTCGTTTATTTTCTCCATTGAAATTACCTATTTGAAAGAAAAGGGACTACATGTTTCCactattgctttatttttagtgACAAACACAGGGTCTAGAATGTGGTAGATGTGCTCTATATATCTACATTTCTTATGTTTTATTTGTTgctattgctactgctaagtcacttcagtcgtgtccgactctgtgtgaccccatagacagcagcccaccaggctctcccatccctgggattctccaggcaagaacactggagtggtttgccatttccttctccaatgcatgaaagtgaaaagtgaaagtgaagttgctcagtcatgtccgactcttagcgacaccatggattgcagcctaccaggctcctccatccatgggattttctgggcaacagtactggagtggggtgccattgccttctccgatgttttatttgtaaatgataGCTATTCCCTCCTTCTCCCTAGTTGAGGCTGACTTCTGGATAATTTTTACGATCCAAGTTACTTAGTTTTTCTTCACCTGTGTCTAACAGGCTGTTTAACATATTCAAAGGATTCCTCATTTCAACaatcatgttttatttctaaaagctCTGTTGGAGGGAATTCTGtggttggagaactaaaatcccacaagctgcacagtgtagtcaataaataaagtttaaagtctttaaaaatatgtgatttttcctttgttatactttcattttttccccttttgaatacatcaaatatatttattttgtattctgcCCCTGATAAACATAATAATTTTGCAGATCTGATTCTATAGATTGTGATTTTTCATTTATGGTGATTATCAAGTGGGTGgcttattttgtgtttgtttagtAATTTTCACTAAGAGTTTATGATCCTTGGGTATTTATCATGGGAAATCCTTTGATATTTtgatttaaattgtattttcccaagaaagtttttttttgttatatatGTAATATGGATTTTCTGCCTAAAACACAGAGGTAGTTAGAACTTTTCAGGggatattttctctctttttctgcccTTTTAGAGCCAAGGCCAGGACAGATACATATCTCTGCCCTCTTCCTATgtgaacttttttctttctctaattaaGCCATGGGAGATGCTTCCCTATGGGATCCAGTATTATGAGTCAATAATGGCACCAAACTCCCAACCTGCTTGATTCCCTGGCTTTATCTCCTGTGTCCTGCATAGGCAACCCAATTAAACTTCAAATCTGGGCCACAGGGAATCGACTAGCTCCCCAAGGACAAACCCCAGGTCCAGTGCTTGTGCACCCCTCTGGATTATTCTCTTTGCTCTCACATGAATTCACTTAGTATCTGCCCCCTCAAATATCAACAAATAGatgacttttatattttattctgaattcttaGTTTGCCATAGTAGAGATTTTTCTGAATATAAAGTTTGCAAGATTGCTAGAAATAGCTagtcttaataaaaataaaaaagtgaatacACTGACTTCTACTCTGATGAACAGAGATGATTCTTCCTTATTCGTTCATTGCTGAGCCATTGCCACATATCTGCAAAACTGTTATTTAAGAGGGAGAAATGCAGTGGGTAAGAAATTATGTACtaaagagaaatatctattttcttcataaaaataaaCCTCAGAAACATCATCTAAATATGGAACTGGAAAAAAGTTTCTCTGAGTAGTGAAGGGGAAACAGAATCCAGTCCTGCACTAGGAACTGTCCTGGCAATTTCCCTTGAGTATGCATCCTGATGCAGTATGCAATCTCTAGAgggcttctgaaaaaaaaaaaaaaaagtgagtgttagtcgcccagtcatgtctggctctttgtgatcccatggattgtagccggtCAGGTTCCTTTGTTcatataattctccaggcaagaatactggagtgaatagcctttcccttctccaggggaccttcccaattcagggactgaacccaggtctcccacattgcgggccgattctttaccatctgagccactagggaagtccagagGGCTTCTGCTCCTCCTCAGCACTGGATAAATGACCATAAACTTTCTGCTTTGTGGTTTGTCTGGAGACAAAGCCAGATGTTCCAATGTAAGTGAGAGGCTGGGGATGACAGAAGGGGAATAAGAttaaggagagaggaagagggaagggggaagaaggaagaaggatggaggaagggagaatgagagagaggGACAGACAGTGAAGGGAAAGCTGTATTCTTCCATGGCTGAGTCACATAGCatcacttctgccatattctTGGTTTGAGAAATCCCAAGTCCCTGCCTAGATGCAAGGTTAGAAAGCATAGACACCATCTCTTTATTGGAAGACAGCTTTCCTTCTATTGTATTAAGAGCATGTAGGATGtaagatgtatgtatatatgtgtgtgtgcacgtgtacgcatgtgtgcatgtgctggAATGCCATCTTTAGAAAGAATAACCTGCCACAGACGCACACTGTATAGTTGTTATAAACACAGTATTACATAGGAAACACCCAGCATAAGGCCAGGACTCTGAAGTTGCTTTATATGCAttaattctttttcctcttgATTTACTCCCGTTTATAGAAGATCAGTTTTCGTGCTTTTGGACTTCATGTGAATCAAATCTTAAAGTATGCACTCTTTTGTCTTGGCTTCTTTTGCTCCATAATAGGCTAGTGACATTTATTTAACTTTCATGAACCTTCTTGACATGTTTTTAGGTATACATATgcacttatttttatttggtaTATATCTAAGTGTATAATTGCTGGGTCAAAATGTATATTCAAATTTGTTAAATACTACTAATCAATTTATTGCATCATGTACAGCAATATACAATGTTCTACTATTGTACCAATGATTATAATGTAGAATTCCACCAATATTTTATTCCTTGTTCCCAAATAATTCTTCACTCCCTATTCCTCTTTCACCTATGTTAGGTGGGTAGACGAAGTTTAAATTTATTTGCTTTAGGTTTTTTGGCCTAGGTATAAATTGGAAATAGCTTGCAGTTAATGCCCTTCTCATTTTTAAGCCAAAATCTACTGACAAGAAGGTACTGGTTGGCCAGGAAGAGCAGGTTCAGTGAAAGAGAACTCTTAGGGTAAGagagagtgaaagacagagaCTGTCTTAGTCAGAAAGTGGAGAGAAGTCAGTAGGAGACAGCAGGAGCAGGAGGATTTGAATAGTTGCTTATGCTCTTTTTAGTAGGGTGACCATATAATTTGTTACCCAAATCCAGACACTTTTGAGAGTGAGAAGGTTTGCTATTAATAATTATACAGGGATAATGGATGTACATCAGGAATGTTCCAAGCAATCTAGGATTATTTTAGGCATCCTCAGTGGAAACTTACAAATGCAGTTGCTCACATATCTTTGAAAATTTCTTAGAATATTCATGTAGCAGATGACATGGAGAACAATTTTGCCATCTGAAAGATGACAGAATTAAAACCTTTAGGTACATCTCCTGTTAATGCCTTGGCCTGCAAACATCCATAGAGTAAGTttgtgaaggtgtgtgtgtgtatgtgggtgtgagCGCATGTGTGAGTGTTTCTTTGCAGAAGTGGTACCTTAGTCTCATTTATCGTGAAAGCCAGTCTATAGCGCTTGGTAGAGCTGAGGGTAGGTGGTGCTTGAGACTGTGGTGGTGGACTGTCTCCACTGTTCTGAGCAGCTCATGGTGCTAGAAACATTTTGTCAGAGGTGCTTTTCATACCACCTACAAGTCTGACCTAACTTTTTTTGGTCCTATTCTCAAATCTCCCTTTACAAATTTGGAAATAGTGGTTAAAATAAGTATGGGATCATCCTCCCTTAATGTCAAGTGTAAGCCCCAAGATTTAACAAAGGATAGAAAATCTGAGCCCCCCACCCACCTCAATTCAGCACTAAACAGCATGAAACCCTCAGAGTTTAGGAGAAGTTTGAGTGAACACCTGAGGCCCAAGATGCTAGGTAAACATCATCATCCAGGTTGTAAACAAAGACAGTCCAATTTCTTCCCTGTAGGGACATAACTTTGAGAAATTACCTAGGGATTGAGACCGTATCTAATCAGATCCCTGAGATCAAGTAGCCCAAAGTTCTCCATGATATACCAGCTGGGGTTCTGGTGAAAATGAgtgttgctcttttttttttttctcctaaagttGATATTTACCATCTGGGAAAATCCACCAACAGAAATCTTGGTCTATTCCTAGAGCACCTTGGAGACTGGGGTCTGTAAAAAGCTCTGATTCTCAGCACCTAGAGAATCAGAAGAGTTAAAATATGAGGCTGTATGCTTTATGCACTAACACCATTTTCTCCTTTGAGCTAATGGAAAGAGATTGCTTAATGCCCAGGACTGAAGGGCCCGGAGGAGGAAGGTGAATGTCTGACTCCCATTTTTCCTTATGGCTTTCTTTTAAATTCACAATCAAGGGGTCTGAGAAGTACTGATCCCCTCTTTACTCTTGAAACTGATTCTGGTGTCAAATGCAGTGAAGGGACTAAAAGGAGGAAGGCAGGAGGTGCAGAGAGAGGGGACAACTTTTGGCTTCCTCTCAGTTGGGGACCTCTTATGTGGTTGGGAGGGGGTGGCAGGGTGAATGGAGACAGTGTGGGAGAGGAGAGACTGTCTCTCAGAGTCTGAGGCACAGTGGGTTCAGGTTGTACTCCTGGCTCTTGGAAGGTCTTTCTGAGAGTCGCTGGGCAGCCAGCTCAGGTGCTCCATCTCCTGATCTCCTGAGTGCAGACAGAATTCTTGCTGCCCATGCTAACAGACTCAAGCCTGGATTCATGATCAGCCCAGGGGAGCTAAGATGTAGTCACAGACACATTGTCAATAGCTTGgcagggccggggtggggggagggcatatagatgagagaagaaaggcaaaaaggaggGCATTCATGCACTGGCTTATCTTCTAGACTTTTTTCCATCAGCTATGCTTGTGACTATAATCATTTGAAACATTTTATCCCTTGTTTCCACAGACAGCTTCCCAGAAGAGAATGGCTCTGGTAAACAGCTCCTCAGTGACTGAGTTCATCCTCGTGGGGTTATCAGAACGATCAGAGCTTCAgctccccctcttcctcctgttcTTAGGGATCTATGTGTCCACGGTGGTGGGCAACTTGGGCTTGATCACCTTAATTGTGCTGAATTCTAGCCTTCATACTCCAATGTACTTTTTCCTCTTCAACTTGTCTTTTATAGATTTCTGTTATTCTTGTGTGTTTACCCCCAAAATGCTAATTGATTTCATAACAGAAAATATCATTTCTTATGTGGGATGCATGACACaactatttttcttctgtttctttgtcagTTCTGAGTGCTACATGTTGGTATCAATGGCTTATGATCGCTTTGTGGCTATTTGCCATCCTCTGCTGTACACTGTCGCCATGTCCCCTCAGGTCTGTTCGCTGATGATGCTTGGTTCGTACATGATAGGGTTTGCTGGGGCCATGGCCCACACCGGAAGCATGCTGAGACTGAGCTTCTGTGATTCCAACATCGTCCACCACTATCTGTGTGAAGTTCTCCCCCTCTTGCAGCTCTCCTGCACCAGCACTCACATCAATGAGCTggtgttttttattgttgttggagGGGTCATCACAATATCCAGTATCAGTATCTTCATCTCATATGCTCTGATTCTCTCCAGTATCCTCCGTATTCCTTCcgctgagggcaggtccaaagCCTTCAGCACATGTGGCTCCCATGTAGTCGCTGTGGCTCTGTTCTTTGGGTCAGGGGCATTCACCTATTTAACAACCTCCTTTCCTGGATCAAAGGACCAGGGTAAATTTGCCTCAGTCTTCTACACCAATGTGGTTCCCATGCTTAACCCTTTGATCTACAGTCTGAGGAATAAGGATGTTAAACTTGCTCTGAGAAAAACCCTGAAGACAGTTCTCTTCTGAAATGGTTCTGTTCGCATCAGTCACTTATTGGTAAGCATCATGCTCAAGAATATTTTATCTACATGTGGAGGACTcttagtctttcttttttaagtgagGTCTTctctctacttaaaaaaattgcaaatatcTTACTTGTACTCTTTTTGTTTATACTATTTCAACTGGTTCACGGCATGCAAGTTAGCATCTATTAGGTGCCTATTGTTTATTGGACTCTATATTAGGTCCAAGAGATGAGTAAGATGAGACTGTATGCCTTCCATCCTTTTCTTGGTAGGCTAAATGGGTTTGTTCAAGCAACTTTTCTggctgggagatggggaaggtgGTTGTATAAAAATCCTggagaatgaatttatttttcttcagttatGAGAACAGGCTTACCAAAGATGAAAGGTAGCTATAACTTGGGTGATAAGTAAGATAGCCTTCCAACTCCTAGAAAGGTTTGCTTGGCTAGGAGAAATGTAAATCATCTCTTTCATATACATCCACATCCGTATAAGAGAAAGCCTCATCTAAGAGCTGTTTATATGGCCTGAAATGTAAGATAAATCAAACCTAAATCTTTCTTTTCAAAGTTTCAAAACTCTTAGGCCATGGATTAGTAACCATGGGGTAGGTGGTTTATAACTGGGCCAAATCCTTGGGCTCTGGGGTCTAAGTCTGAAAGCAAAATAATAAGAGAGAAATTCCATGGATTTACAACATGTTAACTGCTAACCTCTACCCTGCCCTGGAGGTACTGTGAATATTATAGACATTTAGGacaattcttttattctttacagTAGATTCAGATTTTATTGCCTCtgagactttgtgtgtgtgtgtgtgtgtgtgtatgtgtgttacagTTAATTACTAGAGAATCAGGAAGAAAGAGGAGTCACATTACATTTTCCACTTGCAGGAAGACTTGAAAGGGACCCCAGTTTTGAGTGCCAAAGAGTGCTCTGTACTACTCTGTTGAAGACTCCCCTATTCTACAATGGATAGCTCAGGCTGTGAGGAGTACAACCTCATAAAGTTCCTTGTGTGCTGGAATGAAGCTGAACTTAGGGTCAAACTAACCCACATGGGAGGCTGGAGGACTGAGACTTGTGGAAGGGTCAGAAGAATGGGATCCTCTCTGTGTAGTCTGGAACTTGGGGTGTCCATGAGGAGACTATCTGCAAAGAGCACTTAGTACTTTTGGAAGTGGGGAGTGTCACATAAAGTACTCAGTCTATATATTTTACTTTGCTCATAATTTTCCAACTCATCCATAAAACTGGATAGTTGCACAGTGTATAGCAGCATGAGAAATGAGtaaacaaagagaaataagacCTTCTTCACATTTAACTCTCTGCTGACATCTGCTCCAGTGGCAGCATCATACTAAGAGGAAAGGTAGTTCAAGTGTTCCAGGTCATGGCCAGAAGCAAGGCTCTGAGATGGAGCCAAGAACAGCAAAGAGAAGCATCTTCAGCATGAAACTAAGGAAGGGatgtgaaataaaacattttctccaTGTCTGGGCACTGTTTAAGGTGCTTTACACATATTGTGCACATGGagataaccagatggtcaataccaaaatcagattgattatattctctgcagccaaagatggagaagttccatacagtcagcaagaacaagactgggagctgactgcagctcacatcatgaactccttactgcaattatcagacttaaattgaagaaagtagggaaaaccacaagaccatttaggtatgacctaaatcaaatcccttaccattatacactggaagagacaaatagattcaagggattagatatgatagacagagtgcctgaagaactatggatggagatttatgacgttgtacaggaggcagtgatcaagaccatccccaagaaaagaaatgcaaaaagacaaaatggttgtttgaggaagccttacaaatagctgagagaagaagagaagctaaaggcaaaggagaaaaggatagatatacccatttgaatgcagagttccaaagaatagcaaggagagataagaaagccttcctcagcgatcaatgcaaagaaatagaggaaaacaatagagtgggaaagactagagatctctttaagagaattagagataccaagggaacatttcatgcaaagatggacacaacaaAGGAcaaaatggaatggacctaacagaagcagaagatattaagaaaaggtggcaagaatacacagaactatacaaaaaagatcttcatgtcccagataaccacaatggtgtgatcactcacctagggccagacatcctggaatgtgaagtcaagcgggccttaggaagcatcactatgaacaaagctagtggaggtgatggaattccagttgagctatttcaaatcctaaaagatgatgctgtgaaagtgctgcactcaatatgtcagcaaatttggaaaacttagcagtggctgcaggactagaaaaggtcagtcttcattccagttctaaagaaaggaaatgccaaataatgttcaaactaccacacaattgcactcatttcacacgctagcaaagtaatgctcaaaattttccaagccagacttcaatagtatgtgaactgtgaacttccagatgttcaagctagatttagaaaagggagaggaacaagagatcaaattgccaatatctgttggatcatcgaaaaagcaggagagtcccagaaaaatatctacttctgctttactgactatgccaaagcttttgactgtgtggatcacaacaaactggaaaattcttcaagagatgggcataccagaccacctgacctgcctcctgagaaatctgtatgcagtcaagaagcaatagttagaactggacatggaacaacaggctggttccaaattgggaaaggagtacatcaaggctgtatattgtcatgctgcttatttaaattctgtgcagagtacatcatgcgaaatgctgggttggaggaagcacaagctggaatcgagattgcaggaagaaatatcaataacatcagataggcagatgacaccacccttatgacagaaagtgcagaagaactaaagagcctcttgatgaaagtgaaagaggagagtgaaaaagttggcttaaaattcaacattcagaaaacgaagatcatggcatccagtcccatcacttcacggcaagtagatggggaaacagtggaaacagtgaccgagtttatttttctgggctccaaaatcactgcagatagtgactgcagccatgaaattaaaagacgcttgctccttggaagaaaagctatgacaaacctagatagctttaagaagcagagacgttactttgccaacaaaggtccatctagtcaaagctatggtttttctagtagtcatgtatggatgtgagagttggaccataaagaaagcttagtgccaaagaattgatgcttttgaactgtggtgttggagaagactcttgagagtcccctggactgcaagaagatccaactagtccatcctaaaggaaatcagtcttgaatattcattggaaggactgatgctgaagctgaaactccaatactttggccacctgatgcaaagaactgacttatttgtaaagaccctgatgctgggaaacattgaaggcagggggataaggggacaacagaggatgagatagttggatggcatcactgactcagtggacatgagtttgagcaagctctggcagttggccATGGACAgttaagcctggtgtgctgcagtccatggtgt is drawn from Bubalus kerabau isolate K-KA32 ecotype Philippines breed swamp buffalo chromosome 5, PCC_UOA_SB_1v2, whole genome shotgun sequence and contains these coding sequences:
- the LOC129653714 gene encoding olfactory receptor 8B4-like, translated to MALVNSSSVTEFILVGLSERSELQLPLFLLFLGIYVSTVVGNLGLITLIVLNSSLHTPMYFFLFNLSFIDFCYSCVFTPKMLIDFITENIISYVGCMTQLFFFCFFVSSECYMLVSMAYDRFVAICHPLLYTVAMSPQVCSLMMLGSYMIGFAGAMAHTGSMLRLSFCDSNIVHHYLCEVLPLLQLSCTSTHINELVFFIVVGGVITISSISIFISYALILSSILRIPSAEGRSKAFSTCGSHVVAVALFFGSGAFTYLTTSFPGSKDQGKFASVFYTNVVPMLNPLIYSLRNKDVKLALRKTLKTVLF